The following proteins are co-located in the Flavobacterium sp. CECT 9288 genome:
- the uvrC gene encoding excinuclease ABC subunit UvrC: protein MNPTALALQIQTLPDNPGVYQYYDKEGKILYVGKAKNLKKRVSSYFNKIHDTAKTNVLVKKIVTIKHIVVPTETDALLLENNLIKTLQPRYNVLLRDDKSYPWLCIKKEPFSRIFATRRMVKDGSEYFGPYTSFKTVSTILELIKELYPLRTCNYDLSKNNIESGKFKVCLEYHIGNCMGPCEGHETIENYQKQVDAIREILKGNFKESMKDFKRVMTNLAAEMHFEEAQKIKEKIEVLENYQSRSTVVNPKITNIDVFSIVSDEAAAYVNFLQISHGSIIRSHTMEIKKKLDEPDEELLELAIIELRERFQLLSREIIVPFPVDLGENIKITVPQLGDKKQILDLSIRNAKFYRIEQLKQLQIVDPDRHTNRIMAQMQKDLRLPVEPRHIECFDNSNIQGTNPVSACVVFKDGKPSKKDYRHFNIKTVEGPDDFASMTEVVYRRYKRLLDENQPLPNLIIIDGGKGQLSSALKSIDELGLRGKIAIIGIAKRLEELFYPGDFIPLYLDKKSETLKVIQQLRNEAHRFGITHHRDKRSKAALNSSIESIPGIGEKTMLSLIQHFKSVKRLKLASEKEISDVVGSSKAKKITEFYNNK from the coding sequence ATGAATCCAACAGCTCTAGCCCTACAAATACAAACCTTACCAGACAATCCCGGCGTATACCAATATTACGACAAAGAGGGAAAAATTTTGTATGTAGGTAAAGCTAAAAATCTAAAGAAAAGAGTTTCTTCCTATTTTAATAAAATTCACGATACTGCTAAAACAAATGTTTTGGTAAAGAAGATTGTGACCATAAAACATATTGTGGTTCCTACAGAGACTGATGCGCTTTTGTTAGAAAATAACTTGATTAAAACGCTACAGCCACGGTATAATGTATTGCTTCGCGATGATAAAAGTTATCCGTGGTTGTGTATCAAGAAAGAACCTTTCTCGCGCATATTTGCTACGCGTAGGATGGTTAAGGATGGATCGGAATATTTTGGACCGTATACCAGTTTCAAAACAGTAAGTACAATTTTAGAACTCATCAAAGAATTGTACCCGCTGCGTACTTGTAATTATGATTTAAGTAAGAATAATATAGAGAGCGGAAAGTTTAAGGTATGTCTTGAGTATCATATTGGCAACTGTATGGGGCCATGTGAAGGTCATGAAACTATTGAAAACTACCAGAAACAAGTTGATGCCATTCGTGAAATACTCAAAGGAAACTTTAAGGAGAGCATGAAAGATTTCAAGCGGGTCATGACAAACTTAGCTGCCGAAATGCATTTTGAGGAGGCGCAAAAAATCAAAGAAAAAATAGAGGTTTTAGAAAATTATCAATCCCGTTCTACGGTGGTAAATCCTAAAATTACTAACATTGATGTTTTTTCCATTGTGTCTGATGAGGCGGCTGCCTATGTCAACTTTTTACAAATTTCGCACGGTTCTATCATTCGCTCCCACACCATGGAAATCAAGAAAAAATTAGATGAACCTGACGAAGAATTACTAGAACTTGCAATTATTGAATTGCGGGAGCGTTTTCAGTTACTATCTCGTGAAATAATTGTTCCGTTTCCAGTAGATCTGGGTGAAAACATAAAAATAACCGTTCCACAACTGGGAGACAAAAAGCAAATTTTAGATTTATCCATTCGTAACGCTAAGTTTTATAGAATAGAACAACTCAAACAATTACAAATTGTAGATCCAGATAGACACACCAATAGGATTATGGCACAAATGCAAAAAGATTTGCGCTTGCCCGTAGAACCTAGGCATATTGAGTGTTTTGATAACTCAAATATTCAAGGTACAAATCCAGTCTCGGCTTGTGTTGTTTTCAAAGATGGTAAACCTAGCAAAAAAGATTATCGCCATTTTAACATCAAAACTGTAGAAGGTCCGGATGATTTTGCCTCCATGACAGAGGTAGTTTACAGGCGCTATAAACGCCTATTGGATGAAAACCAACCTTTACCTAATTTAATTATTATTGATGGGGGAAAAGGGCAGTTGTCATCGGCCTTAAAAAGTATTGATGAGTTGGGATTACGAGGTAAAATAGCCATTATTGGGATTGCCAAAAGGCTGGAAGAGTTGTTTTATCCTGGTGATTTTATTCCGTTATACTTAGACAAAAAATCCGAAACGCTAAAAGTGATACAACAACTGCGTAACGAAGCCCACCGTTTTGGAATTACGCATCATAGAGACAAACGCAGTAAAGCAGCACTCAATTCATCTATAGAATCCATACCAGGCATTGGCGAAAAAACGATGTTATCCTTAATTCAACATTTTAAAAGTGTTAAAAGATTAAAATTAGCCTCAGAAAAAGAAATTTCAGACGTTGTAGGTAGTTCAAAAGCCAAAAAAATTACCGAATTTTACAACAATAAATAG
- a CDS encoding succinylglutamate desuccinylase/aspartoacylase family protein, which produces MIKSNTIPIVLFGESIYPGESKTINVEIARLHTTTKLNIPVIVKRSKLEGPVVLFSAGIHGDEINGVEIVRQLIHEKINKPKRGTIICIPIINVYGFVNKSREFPDGRDLNRVFPGSKTGSLASRFAYHILTEIMPVVQYAVDFHAGGASRFNAPQIRIAHNNADLKILADVFNAPFTLYSRNIAGSFRSSSEKMNVKMLLFEGGKSLDINKDIAKEGLNGAKRLLKHLDMLDLKHTAEQQQSNTIYIEKSGWIRAKCSGLLHDYNSIGKFVKKGTILASITDPYGKFERKVKAPNDGYIINANHSPIVYEGDAIYHLSNASGEEGE; this is translated from the coding sequence ATGATAAAAAGCAATACTATTCCTATTGTGCTTTTTGGCGAAAGCATATATCCTGGCGAAAGCAAAACAATAAATGTTGAAATTGCCCGACTGCACACTACTACTAAATTAAACATTCCCGTTATTGTAAAACGTTCAAAACTAGAAGGTCCTGTAGTGTTATTCTCTGCTGGAATTCATGGAGACGAAATAAATGGTGTAGAAATTGTACGGCAACTTATTCATGAAAAAATAAACAAACCTAAAAGAGGTACTATAATTTGTATTCCTATTATTAACGTGTACGGATTTGTTAATAAATCCAGAGAATTCCCTGATGGCAGGGATTTAAACCGTGTTTTTCCCGGAAGTAAAACGGGTTCTTTGGCCAGCCGATTTGCCTATCACATTCTAACCGAAATCATGCCTGTTGTGCAATACGCTGTTGATTTTCATGCTGGCGGAGCGAGTCGTTTTAACGCACCACAAATTAGAATAGCACACAATAATGCTGATTTAAAAATTCTTGCCGATGTTTTTAACGCCCCATTCACTTTATATTCTAGAAACATTGCTGGTTCGTTTAGGAGTTCCAGTGAAAAAATGAATGTAAAAATGCTACTTTTTGAAGGCGGAAAATCATTAGATATTAATAAAGATATCGCTAAAGAAGGTTTAAATGGAGCTAAGAGACTGCTTAAACATCTTGACATGCTCGATTTAAAACATACAGCAGAACAACAACAATCCAACACCATTTATATTGAAAAATCAGGCTGGATACGTGCCAAATGTTCTGGTTTATTACATGATTATAATTCAATAGGTAAATTTGTAAAAAAAGGAACCATTCTTGCCTCCATAACTGATCCCTACGGAAAGTTTGAACGAAAAGTAAAAGCCCCAAACGACGGTTATATTATCAATGCCAATCATTCCCCGATTGTTTACGAAGGTGACGCTATTTACCACTTATCGAATGCATCAGGCGAAGAAGGAGAATAA
- a CDS encoding 5-formyltetrahydrofolate cyclo-ligase, with amino-acid sequence MNKTELRQKYKALRNSLSENEIEEMSLAVANKIIKLAIWEKNYFHIFLPITELKEVNTEFILHLLSGKDKEIIVSKADFETRKMTHFLLTDNTKIKKNEYNIPEPVDGIEVPSTKIDVVFVPLLAFDKNGHRVGYGKGFYDKFLSECKPDVIKIGLSFFEPEEAIEGVFEDDIALNYVVTPTTDYKYI; translated from the coding sequence ATGAATAAAACAGAGTTACGACAAAAATACAAAGCCTTACGAAATTCTTTATCTGAAAATGAAATAGAGGAAATGAGTTTGGCTGTTGCCAATAAAATAATCAAACTTGCTATTTGGGAGAAAAACTACTTCCATATTTTTTTACCCATAACGGAACTAAAAGAGGTAAATACCGAATTCATTCTTCATTTATTATCAGGAAAAGACAAGGAAATTATTGTGTCCAAAGCTGATTTTGAAACTCGAAAAATGACGCATTTTTTACTGACAGACAACACTAAAATTAAGAAAAACGAATATAACATTCCAGAACCTGTGGATGGAATTGAAGTTCCCTCAACTAAAATTGATGTTGTTTTTGTACCGCTATTAGCTTTTGATAAAAACGGGCATCGCGTGGGCTACGGTAAAGGATTTTATGATAAATTTCTCTCTGAATGCAAACCAGATGTAATCAAGATTGGACTGTCTTTTTTTGAACCTGAAGAAGCAATTGAAGGTGTTTTTGAAGATGATATTGCTTTGAATTACGTGGTGACACCCACAACTGATTACAAATATATCTAA
- a CDS encoding lipoprotein signal peptidase, which yields MSLRKAYLLIFILLIVDQASKIYIKTNFVLGEEVKVFNWFKILFIENEGMAWGVQIPGAYGKLFLTLFRIGAVGGIGYWLWDSVKKKSSNYLIVAISLILVGAFGNIIDSVFYGVIFNDSQQQLATMFSDQPYGTWFHGKVVDMLYFPFWHGNLPDWLPIWGGKEFTFFNAIFNVADMAISTGVGILIFFNKKAFHNS from the coding sequence ATGTCATTACGAAAAGCGTATCTTCTTATTTTTATCTTATTGATTGTTGATCAGGCTTCTAAAATCTACATTAAAACTAATTTTGTTTTAGGGGAAGAAGTAAAAGTGTTCAATTGGTTCAAAATTCTATTCATTGAAAATGAAGGGATGGCTTGGGGAGTTCAAATTCCAGGAGCGTATGGAAAATTGTTTTTAACTCTTTTTAGAATTGGTGCTGTTGGTGGTATAGGCTATTGGTTGTGGGATTCTGTAAAAAAGAAGAGTTCAAATTATTTGATTGTCGCTATTTCTTTAATTCTTGTTGGTGCTTTCGGTAACATTATTGATTCTGTTTTTTACGGTGTAATTTTCAATGACAGTCAACAACAATTAGCTACTATGTTTTCGGATCAACCTTATGGAACTTGGTTTCATGGAAAAGTAGTAGACATGCTTTATTTCCCTTTTTGGCACGGAAATTTGCCTGATTGGTTGCCAATTTGGGGCGGAAAAGAATTTACTTTTTTCAACGCTATATTCAATGTTGCTGATATGGCCATTTCAACCGGAGTTGGAATCTTGATTTTTTTCAACAAAAAAGCATTTCATAACAGCTAA
- a CDS encoding TraR/DksA C4-type zinc finger protein produces the protein MVDEATRYSDADLAEFKELILNKIQKAQADLDLIKSAYMNDLNNGTDDTSPTFKAFEEGSETMSKEANSQLAIRQEKFIRDLKNALFRVENKTYGVCKVTGKLIGKERLKIVPHATMSIEAKNLQR, from the coding sequence ATGGTAGATGAAGCTACACGATACTCTGATGCTGATTTAGCAGAGTTCAAAGAGTTAATACTCAATAAAATTCAAAAAGCACAAGCTGATTTAGATTTAATCAAAAGTGCTTACATGAATGATTTAAACAACGGAACAGATGATACTTCGCCTACATTCAAAGCTTTTGAAGAAGGAAGCGAAACTATGTCTAAAGAAGCAAATTCACAATTGGCAATTCGTCAGGAGAAATTTATCCGAGATTTAAAAAACGCACTTTTCCGTGTTGAAAATAAGACTTATGGAGTTTGTAAAGTAACTGGTAAATTAATCGGGAAAGAAAGATTGAAAATTGTTCCTCATGCAACAATGAGTATTGAAGCAAAGAACTTGCAACGATAA